Genomic segment of Prionailurus viverrinus isolate Anna chromosome B4, UM_Priviv_1.0, whole genome shotgun sequence:
tcccctgggaagccatctggtcctggactcttatttgttgggagatttttgataaccgattcaatttcttcgctggttatgggtctgttcaagctttctatttcctcctgattgagttttggaagcgtgtgggtgttcaggaattcgtccatttcttccaggttgtccaatttgttggcatataagttttcatagtattccctgataattgtttgtatctctgagggattggttgtaatagttccattttcattcatgattttatctatttgggtcatctcccttttctttttgagaagcctggctagaggtttgtcaattttgtttattttttcaaaaaaccaactcttggtttcgttgatctgctctacagtttttttagtttctatattgtttatttctgctctgatctttattatttctcttcttctgctgggcttaggctgcctttgctgttctgcttctagttcctttaggtgtgctgttagattttgtatttgggatttttcttgtttcttgagataggcctggattgcaatgtattttcctctcaggactgcctttgctgcgtcccaaagcgtttggattgttgtattttcattttcgtttgtttccatatattttttaatttcttctctaattgcctggttgacccactcattcgctagtagggtgttctttaacctccatgcttttggaggttttccagactttttcctgtggttgatttcaagcttcatggcattgtggtctgaaagtaagcatggtataatttcaattcttgtaaacttatgaagggctgttttgtgacccagtatatgatctatcttggagaatgttccatgtgcactcgagaagaaagtatattctgttgctttgggatgcagagttctaaatatatctgtcaagtccatctcatccaatgtctcattcagggcccttgtttctttattgaccgtgtgtctagttgatctatccatttctgtaagtggtgtattaaagtcccctgcaattaccacattcttatcaataaggttgcttatgtttatgagtaattgttttatatatttgggggctccggtattcggtgcatagacattgataattgttagctcttcctgatggatagaccctgtaactattatataatgtccttcttcatctcttgttacagcctttaatttaaagtctagtttgtctgatataagtatggctactccagctttcctttggcttccagtcgcatgataaatagttctccatcccctcactctcaatctaaaggtgtcctcaggtctaaaatgagtctcttgtagacagcaaatagatgggtcttgtttttttatccattctgataccctatgtcttttggttggcgcatttaatccatttacattcagtgttattatagaaagatacgggtttagagtcattgtgatgtctgtatgttttatgcttatagtgatgtctctgggactttgtctcacagggtcccccttaggatctcttgtagggctggtttagtggtgacaaattccttcagtttttgtttgtttgggaagacctttatctctccttctattctaaatgacagacttgctggataaaggattcttggctgcatattttttctgtctagcaccctgaaaatctcttgccaattctttctggcctgccaagtttcaaaagagagatcagtcacgagtcttataggtctccctttatatgtgagggcacgtttaccccttgctgctttcagaattttctctttatccttgtattttgccagtttcactatgatatgtcgtgcagaagatcgattcaagttacgtctgaagggagttctctgtgcctcttggatttcaatgcctttttccttccccagttcagggaagttctcagctatgatttcttcaagtaccccttcagcacctttccctctctcttcctcctctgggataccaattatgcgtatattatttctttttagtgtatcacttaattctctaattttcccttcatactcctggatttttttatctctctttttctcagcttcctctttttccataactttatcttctagttcacctattctctcctctgcctcttcaagccgagctgtggtggtttccattttgttatgcatttcgtttaaagcgtttttcagctcctcgtgactgttccttagtcccttgatctctgtagcaagagattctctgctgtcctgtatactgttttcaagcccagcgattaattttatgactattattctaaattcactttctgttatattatttaaatcctttttgatcagctcattagctgttgttatttcctggagattcttctggggggagttcttccgcttggtcattttggatagtccctggcgtggtgaggacctgcagggcacttcccctgtgctgtggtgtatacctggagttggtgggcggggccgcagtcagacctgatgtctgcccccagcccaccgctggggccacagtcagactggtgtgtgccttctcttcccctctcctaggggcgggattcactgtggggtggtgtggctcgtctgggctacttgcaccctgccaggcttgtgatgctggggatctggcgtattagctggggtgggtaggcaaggtgctcgggggcaggaggggcaggcttagatcgcttctccttaggtgatccacttcaggaggggccctgtggcagcgggagggagtcagatccgctgctggaggtttggctccgcagaagcgcagagttgggtgtttgcgcggagcgagcaagttccctggcaggaaccagttccctttgggatttcggctgggggatgggcgggggaaatggcgctggcgagcgcctttgttccccaccaaactgagctctgttgtcagggggctcagcagctctccctccctttgtcctccagccttcccgctttccgagcagagctgttaatttctgacctcccagacgctaagtcgcgcttgttgtgggaacacagtccgtcaggcccctccgcttttgcaagcccgactcgggggctctgcttggccggcgagccgcccctccgccccggctccctcccgccagtccgtggagcgcgcaccgcctcgccgcccttcctaccctcttccgtgggcctctcgtctgcgtttggctccggcgactctgttctgctaatcttctggcggttttctgggttatttaggcaggtgtagatggaatctaagtgatcagcaggacgtgcggtgagcccagcgtcctcctaagccgccatcttgccgcaactcctagACAGGTTTCATCTTAAGTATAGGCCCCTGGCCCCTTTTCTCAgagcatttattttagaaaacttgtaattgccaatctttctgtgcctcttttGAAATGTATATGAATCTCCTTTAAAGCCTTTTGCTAGTTTCCAGACCCAGGGAAGGTCTTTCTCAATGACCTGGGAGCcatcccttttttattttattttattttattttattttattttattttattttattttatttttatttttaatataatttgttgtcaagctagctaatatacagtgtatacagtgtgttcaTGGCTTCTGGAGTAGATTGCCGTGCTTCATCACTTACACgctacacccagtgctcatcccaaagagtgccttcctcaatgccatCACCCATTCCCTGCCCCattaagcctcagtttgttctctgtagttaagagtctcttattgtttgtggGAGCCATTCCTTTAAAATGCAACCCTCAGGAAGATGGCATTCCTATTTCCTAGTCTCTATGGGAGGGTAGGAGCCCAACACCAATGGGCAGCTTGCTCCAAATTGCAAAACTACAACCTGTAAACTTACTTTTCCTTTGAGTAAGACCAGTCACCACACACAGGTAGCCCTACTGCGGCTCTTGAGAACTCTCCAGCCACTTGTTTTAGTAGAGTTGAGTTCAATCTCCTATTGCAatagtcttttattatttttttatgtttatttatttttaagagagaatgagagcagggggaaggggagagagagaaggagacagaggatctgaagcgggcctctgcgctgatagcagcgagcctgatgcggggcctgaacccacaaactgagatcatgacccgagccgaagtcagacactcaactagcagccacccagcttcccctcctATTGCAGTAGTCTTAAATAaagtctttctttcctgtttaacTTTGCCTGGTGTAATTTCTCTTTGATAATGGAAAAttttttgttctgtgtttatTGTTTCTTCTCAATTATAGTGgtgtttcatttcttcctccttgcTGACTGAGAAGTGCTTCTCACATGTCCTCTGATATCTAGAGATTCACCAATTTGGACTCAAAAGATTAGAATTTTGTGGAGTGAAGCTACTGCTTTAAGTCATTGCAGAAGGTAGTGTGATTTGTATACTATGGAAAGGGTAGTACATCTATTTGAGGGAATCCTAACTGAGGTGCATTCATCTTATGGAAGTGGCACCAGAAAATAACAGACCTGTTCCCTTTCCTATTATTAAGAAAGGGGCATGAGAaagatgcaatttaaaaaaaaaaaaaaaaaaaaaaaaagagtggttaAGAATATAATGCTCTCTCAAGGGACGCTAAATTTGGTTAAGGAGAAAAGCTAGAAGAAGTGAGAGGGGTTAGGGTTGCAAATGGAAAGGCTTCTGCAATGGTAGAGATAGTGTGGAGAGGTGTTACTTAAAGTACAGGGAATGAAATATGTCTATTTAAGCTGGAAGTAAGGTGCAATGAAATGAAAGATGGTTGGGAAAAAGGAAGGCAGTAGGGAGAGGGGAGTTAATTTGGAGTATATACCAGGGAAGGAAACTAATAGTCTGAGAAGCTTGGCAGAGGCATTGACCACTTGGATCATAAGGGAAATATCAAACAGTCATGTTACTTAAGGAAACTAGAAGATTTAGAAGGGATTTGACATAGTGGTCTATCTCACCTGCATTTCCTCAACAACACACAAGCATAAACATAAGTTGAATGCAGTGTTATGGTAGCCACTTAAAGCCATCATAAAAGTTCTCCCTTATGGGCTAATGGAAGCTAAGAAGATGGGGTTCAGGCTTATCatccttagtttttctttttcttcttttctctgacttttcttAATGTCAACACTGCTCCCtaattccctttttcttcccctatTTTTTCTTATGCAGGAGTGGGGTGGATGAGGGTGGATTCAGGATATGAGAGTGGaatgtgagaaagaaaagaacactacAATGATAAGTTGAAAGAGAAAAGTTTGctcctaaatgtgtatgcaaaACTCAGGCTAGGAATAGTATGTAAAAGTACTGTacgaaaaaaattaaatggagttAAGTGCACTTATGCCTTTAAAAGATGTgacaacatagaagaaaaacatgaaagtcTTAAATTATCCTCAGGAAGGCCTAAGAGAAAACAATGCTTGAAGTGAAATCAGACAGATGAGCATTAGACATCAATAGGATCTTCCAGGACTGATGCTAGTAGAATGAAAGCTATGAGTGCTCTTTCCTGGAGGCTCTCAGCATTGGAGAGTTGCCCAATTGTCAAgacttgggtgggtggggggagacctCTCTTCCAGGAGTCTTCCCACTAGATAGATTCTGCCTGGGCCAGGCTGGTCCTCCCAAGGGCCCTCACCATGGCCCCCTTCATTTCCTTGTTTCGGAAACTATAGATGATGGGGTTGCACATGGGGGTGATGATGGtgtagagaagggagaaaggcttGTCTTTGTCAGGGCCGTGTGTGCTGCGAGGATTCATGTAAGAGAACATGGCTGAGGTATAGAGAAAGATGACCACAGTCAGATGGGAGGCACAAGTAGAGAAGGTCTTCCCCCGACCTGAGGAAGAGGTTCTGCCAAGGATGGAGGCCAGGATGCGGGCGTAGGAGATAACAATGAGCACCATGGGGCTGAGCAGCACCACGATGGCATCGGCAAAGATCATTTTCAGGCTAAACTGGGGGTCTCCACAAGAGAGGGCAATCACTATGGGGGCCTCACAGAAGAAGTTTTCTATGTGGTTGTCTCTGCAGAAGGGATTCCGGAATGACATATACTCAAGAAAGATGCCATTGATCAGCCCAAAGAACCAGGCAGTACTCACCAGCCTCACACAGACATGCTGGCTCATGATCTGGGCGTAACTGAGTGGGTGGCAGATAGCAATGTAACGGTCATAGGCCATAAAAGCCAAGAGGATGCACTCGGCTACACCCACACAGAAGACCAGGTACATCTGGGTCAAGCAAGAGACAAAGGAGACAGTGTGGTTCTTGACCACCAGGTGGATTAGCATCTgtgggatggtggtggtgatgaagcAGACATCCAGGAAGGACAGATGGccaaggaagaagtacatggggctGTTGAGTCTGGGGTCTGTCCAGGTGATGAAGATGATGAGGCCATTCATGGCCATGGCAAGGCTGTAGAGGGCTAGGAAGAGGGCAAAGAGCAATGCCCGAGTGGAAGAGGAGCTCTGTTCGAAGCCCACGAGGATAAACTCTGTCACTGTGCTCCCATTCCTTAGGTCCACCATCTGTGGCCTGCTTGAGGAGGGAAGACAGGACAAGCACAGGTGAGATAGTTGTAGGGGAATGCAAGGTACTCACTTGGGCCCAGAAACCCAGCTATAAAGGAATAACGAGTGGCGGTAAACATTTTAGAACTTTAGTAAAATATGTAAGTGGCCATGTTATGGGGCAGTGAAGATATCAAGGTCACTACAGGCTGCATACATGGAAGTGTAATATCAAAAATTGAGGAAGTGATGGTTATACTTTACTCTGGTTTGGTCAGGCCTCAAGTGAAGTACTGCATCTTATACAGGGCTCCAAATGTTGGAGGATTAGCCactaacaaaaatgtattcaaaggTGCAAAACTCAGATAGTGGGGCTTGGAACCCAGGCTAACTGAGGAATGGTTTAAGAAATTGAGGAATGGAATATTTGAAGGAAGACACGGTGACTATTAGCTTATAGAAGATCATATTTAGGAAGCACTTGGGAAATgtttaaagacatatttttctagaagaaaaaaatgcttagtcttagtgtatatatttaaaacGATAAATGACTGAAGTTTCAGAGAAAACAATAACATTCTAGCCTTTGGCATTGTCCCTTAGCTGATAATAATTTGGATACCTCTGGAAACAGCCATGCTTACCAGTCATCCATCCTCTTTCCAGACTCCTTCTCCTAGTGGTTGCCACTATTGCATCAAACACCCATGCTGTGCATGCTGGAGATGGGGCATACTTGTGAACTCTTTATTGCGTGCTTTCCTCATAGGAGACAGTTTCCCTACTGGGGTTGAAACTTAGGGCTCTGCACCATTGGGTGGAAAGTATGCAACCATCACTGTGAGACAAGGGAAGCTATGAGCAGGGCACAAATTCAGCCTTTTTGGAATGGACCTTCAGAAAATCTTGATCTGTCCCTTTGCTTCTGGGATAagtcttgttctttttctatcatCAGAGAATGAGAATTCAGAAACTCATGTTCTTTTCTCATTATTGTAAATTTTAGGAAGTCATTATGTTCATATTAAATCTCTCTTGTACTTTTCATCTTGTCTTTGAGTTAGGATATCAGATCCCTTCCACTTTCAGATGCTTATAGTTGGTTAGTATATTCCTTTTTAACCTTAAGTTCTGCCAActactcttcattttcttttctcccactcCTTTTTCTATACACTCTCACTCTACCCCCTGTGTTAGTCTTTTGCTCTCCCTTTTCCACTTCTACTTCTCactctttcttccccctctctctttctcatatttGGTGTGGGTGTTTGCCATTTAGCTACCTCTGGGTGgactcccttctcttctccatatctttatttttttctacatgtcTTTAAATATCTCAAGTTG
This window contains:
- the LOC125169661 gene encoding olfactory receptor 10AD1, with protein sequence MRPQMVDLRNGSTVTEFILVGFEQSSSSTRALLFALFLALYSLAMAMNGLIIFITWTDPRLNSPMYFFLGHLSFLDVCFITTTIPQMLIHLVVKNHTVSFVSCLTQMYLVFCVGVAECILLAFMAYDRYIAICHPLSYAQIMSQHVCVRLVSTAWFFGLINGIFLEYMSFRNPFCRDNHIENFFCEAPIVIALSCGDPQFSLKMIFADAIVVLLSPMVLIVISYARILASILGRTSSSGRGKTFSTCASHLTVVIFLYTSAMFSYMNPRSTHGPDKDKPFSLLYTIITPMCNPIIYSFRNKEMKGAMVRALGRTSLAQAESI